One Amycolatopsis sp. NBC_00355 genomic window carries:
- the secF gene encoding protein translocase subunit SecF, protein MGVEELGRDADGDMKVAAKPGKKESIFRRLYVGSGAFDVVGKRKRWYIFFAALVLVCLASMIFRGFNYGIEFEGGTQLQMPANGIHGVITEDQAKVSFEKALGHPAAETQKVGTGDASTIQIRTETLDAADVAKLKQTLFQDLGPIGSNKQPSVQAISDSAVSASWGGEISQKALIALIVFLVAVVIFLAIYFDLRMASAALVSLLHDIFVTAGVYSLIGFEVTPATVIGLLTILGFSLYDTVVVFDKVRENTRGLLGLTRRTFGEAANLALNQTLMRSFNTAFIALLPILGLLIVGYVLLGSGTLQDLALVQLTGTIVGVLSSVALATPLLVDFKMRDPKYRQQAERVHQRRANQERKAASDDFDASDDDALAKELRKEKAYAAAASVPTRIQKQRPSGKPAGKRKR, encoded by the coding sequence GTGGGCGTCGAGGAACTGGGCAGGGACGCCGACGGCGACATGAAGGTCGCGGCGAAACCCGGCAAGAAGGAAAGCATCTTCCGCCGCCTCTACGTCGGCAGCGGCGCGTTCGACGTCGTCGGCAAGCGCAAGCGCTGGTACATCTTCTTCGCCGCGCTGGTGCTGGTGTGCCTCGCGTCGATGATCTTCCGCGGCTTCAACTACGGCATCGAGTTCGAGGGCGGCACGCAGCTGCAGATGCCGGCCAACGGCATCCACGGCGTGATCACCGAGGACCAGGCCAAGGTCTCGTTCGAGAAGGCCCTCGGCCACCCGGCCGCGGAGACGCAGAAGGTCGGCACGGGTGACGCGTCGACCATCCAGATCCGCACCGAGACGCTGGACGCGGCGGACGTCGCCAAGCTCAAGCAGACCCTGTTCCAGGATCTGGGGCCGATCGGCAGCAACAAGCAGCCGAGCGTGCAGGCGATCAGTGACAGCGCGGTCAGCGCGTCCTGGGGTGGGGAGATCTCGCAGAAGGCGCTGATCGCCCTCATCGTGTTCCTCGTCGCGGTGGTCATCTTCCTGGCGATCTACTTCGACCTGCGGATGGCGTCGGCGGCGCTCGTTTCGCTGCTGCACGACATCTTCGTCACCGCCGGTGTGTACTCGCTGATCGGTTTCGAGGTCACGCCGGCGACGGTGATCGGCCTGCTGACGATCCTCGGGTTCTCGCTGTACGACACGGTGGTGGTGTTCGACAAGGTCCGCGAGAACACGCGCGGCCTGCTCGGGCTGACCCGCCGCACGTTCGGCGAAGCCGCGAACCTGGCGCTGAACCAGACCCTGATGCGGTCGTTCAACACCGCGTTCATCGCGCTGCTGCCGATCCTCGGCCTGCTGATCGTCGGGTACGTGCTGCTCGGCTCCGGCACGCTGCAGGACCTGGCGCTCGTGCAGCTCACCGGCACGATCGTCGGTGTCCTGTCGTCGGTCGCGCTGGCGACGCCGCTGCTGGTCGACTTCAAGATGCGCGACCCGAAGTACCGGCAGCAGGCCGAGCGGGTCCACCAGCGCCGGGCCAACCAGGAGCGCAAGGCCGCGAGCGACGACTTCGACGCTTCGGACGACGACGCCCTGGCGAAGGAACTGCGCAAGGAGAAGGCGTACGCCGCCGCGGCGAGCGTGCCCACCCGGATCCAGAAGCAGCGCCCGTCGGGCAAGCCGGCCGGGAAGCGGAAGCGCTGA
- a CDS encoding RelA/SpoT family protein has protein sequence MSQELDAAVPAQEGAPQNGQAAAQPASPKPNGAAPNPSATRRVRARLARRITAQRAAPVKQVLEPLAVIHRELHPNADLGLLQRAYDVAEELHRNQRRKSGDPYITHPLAVATILAELGMDTTTLVAALLHDTVEDTGYAVESLKADFGEKVAELVDGVTKLDKVKLGTSAEAETIRKMVIAMAKDPRVLVIKLADRLHNMRTMRFLPPEKQARKARETLEVLAPLAHRLGMATVKWELEDLAFAILQPKKYDEIVRLVADRAPSRDIYLRSVITDLTSNLVSSRITAKVEGRPKHYYSIHQKMIVRGRDLDDIHDLVGVRILVEDVRDCYAAMGVVHALWQPVPGRFKDYIAQPRFSVYQSLHTTVIGPDGKPLEVQIRTYEMHRTAEYGIAAHWRYKETKGTHNGNAVDVDEMAWMRQLLDWQREAADPGDFLESLRYELAAREIFVFTPKGDVITLPVESTPVDFAYAVHTEVGHRCIGARVNGRLVALERKLENGEVVEIFTSKAENAGPSRDWLQFAGSPKARAKIRQWFAKERRDEAIEGGKEAITKEIRKVGLPIQRLVSAESMGSIATELRHADISSLYAAVGEGHTSAKHVVQRLVALIGGVDAAEEELAERATPSTVTRRRGSNDVGVVVKGASDVWAKLARCCTPVPGDEILGFVTRGGGVSVHRTDCTNAGDLQSQPERLVEVEWAPSASSVFLVAIQVEALDRHRLLSDVTKVLADEKVNILSASVTTSRDRVAVSRFSFEMGDPKHLGHVLKVVRGVEGVYDVYRVTSAS, from the coding sequence GTGAGCCAGGAGCTCGACGCCGCGGTGCCCGCTCAAGAGGGCGCCCCGCAGAACGGGCAGGCGGCGGCACAGCCCGCGTCGCCGAAGCCGAACGGCGCGGCGCCGAACCCGTCCGCCACGCGACGGGTGCGAGCCCGCCTCGCCCGGCGGATCACCGCCCAGCGCGCCGCCCCGGTCAAGCAGGTCCTGGAACCCCTCGCGGTCATCCACCGCGAACTCCACCCCAACGCCGACCTCGGGTTGCTGCAGCGCGCCTACGACGTCGCCGAGGAACTGCACCGCAACCAGCGGCGCAAGTCCGGCGACCCGTACATCACGCACCCCCTGGCCGTGGCCACGATCCTCGCCGAGCTGGGCATGGACACCACGACCCTCGTCGCGGCGCTACTGCACGACACGGTCGAGGACACCGGCTACGCCGTCGAGAGCCTGAAGGCCGACTTCGGCGAGAAGGTCGCCGAGCTGGTCGACGGCGTCACGAAGCTGGACAAGGTCAAGCTCGGCACGTCCGCCGAGGCCGAGACCATCCGCAAGATGGTCATCGCGATGGCCAAGGACCCCCGGGTGCTGGTCATCAAGCTCGCCGACCGGCTGCACAACATGCGCACGATGCGCTTCCTCCCGCCAGAGAAGCAGGCCCGCAAGGCGCGCGAGACCCTCGAGGTCCTCGCCCCGCTGGCCCACCGGCTCGGCATGGCCACGGTGAAGTGGGAGCTGGAGGACCTCGCGTTCGCCATCCTGCAGCCGAAGAAGTACGACGAGATCGTGCGCCTGGTCGCCGACCGGGCACCCTCGCGCGACATCTACCTGCGCTCGGTGATCACCGACCTGACCAGCAACCTCGTGTCGTCGCGGATCACCGCGAAGGTCGAGGGCCGGCCGAAGCACTACTACTCGATCCACCAGAAGATGATCGTCCGCGGCCGCGACCTGGACGACATCCACGACCTGGTCGGCGTGCGGATCCTGGTCGAGGACGTCCGCGACTGCTACGCGGCGATGGGCGTCGTCCACGCGCTGTGGCAGCCGGTGCCCGGCCGCTTCAAGGACTACATCGCGCAGCCGCGGTTCAGCGTCTACCAGTCGTTGCACACCACCGTGATCGGCCCGGACGGCAAGCCCCTCGAAGTGCAGATCCGCACCTACGAGATGCACCGCACGGCCGAGTACGGCATCGCCGCGCACTGGCGGTACAAGGAAACCAAGGGCACGCACAACGGCAACGCCGTGGACGTCGACGAGATGGCGTGGATGCGCCAGCTGCTCGACTGGCAGCGGGAAGCGGCGGACCCGGGCGACTTCCTCGAGTCGCTGCGGTACGAACTGGCCGCGCGCGAGATCTTCGTGTTCACGCCGAAGGGCGACGTCATCACGCTGCCCGTCGAGTCGACCCCGGTCGACTTCGCCTACGCCGTGCACACCGAGGTCGGGCACCGCTGCATCGGCGCCCGCGTCAACGGCCGGCTGGTCGCGCTGGAACGCAAGCTGGAAAACGGCGAAGTCGTCGAGATCTTCACCTCGAAGGCGGAGAACGCCGGCCCGAGCCGCGACTGGCTGCAGTTCGCGGGTTCGCCGAAGGCGCGCGCGAAGATCCGGCAATGGTTCGCCAAGGAACGCCGTGACGAGGCGATCGAAGGCGGCAAGGAAGCCATCACCAAGGAGATCCGCAAGGTCGGCCTGCCGATCCAGCGGCTCGTCTCCGCGGAATCCATGGGCTCGATCGCCACCGAGCTGCGCCACGCCGACATCTCGTCGCTGTACGCGGCGGTCGGGGAGGGCCACACCAGCGCCAAGCACGTCGTCCAGCGCCTGGTCGCGCTCATCGGCGGCGTCGACGCGGCGGAGGAGGAGCTCGCCGAGCGCGCGACGCCGTCCACCGTCACCCGGCGTCGCGGCTCCAACGACGTCGGCGTGGTGGTCAAGGGCGCGAGCGACGTCTGGGCGAAGCTGGCCCGCTGCTGCACCCCGGTCCCGGGCGACGAGATCCTCGGCTTCGTGACCCGCGGCGGCGGTGTCTCGGTGCACCGCACCGACTGCACCAACGCCGGCGACCTGCAGTCCCAGCCCGAGCGGCTGGTCGAGGTCGAGTGGGCGCCCTCGGCGTCGTCGGTCTTCCTGGTGGCCATCCAGGTCGAGGCCCTCGACCGGCACCGCCTGCTCTCGGACGTGACGAAGGTGCTGGCCGACGAGAAGGTCAACATCCTGTCGGCTTCGGTGACGACGTCCCGCGACCGGGTCGCGGTCAGCCGCTTCTCGTTCGAGATGGGCGACCCGAAGCACCTGGGCCACGTCCTGAAGGTGGTCCGCGGCGTGGAAGGCGTCTACGACGTCTACCGCGTGACGTCGGCTTCCTAG
- the ruvB gene encoding Holliday junction branch migration DNA helicase RuvB: MDHDAVTEEEDDALSAWAQTGEENVEGTLRPRRLDEFVGQPRVREQLELVLESARRRGVPPDHVLLSGPPGLGKTSMAMIVAAELGAALRITSGPALERAGDLAAMLSNLAPGDVLFIDEIHRIARPAEEMLYLAMEDFRVDVVVGKGPGATSIPLEIAPFTLVGATTRSGSLTGPLRDRFGFTGQMEFYSDTELELIVRRAATILDIPIDRDGCAEIAGRSRGTPRIANRLLRRVRDYAEVRADGKVTVAIARAALAVYDVDELGLDRLDRAVLTALTKSFGGGPVGISTLAVAVGEEATTVEEVCEPYLVRAGMLARTPRGRVATATAWEHLGLVPPADHPGRPDQGGSAPFQQD; encoded by the coding sequence TGCGGCCCCGTCGGCTCGACGAGTTCGTCGGCCAGCCGCGGGTGCGCGAGCAGCTGGAGCTGGTGCTGGAGAGCGCGCGGCGGCGCGGGGTGCCGCCCGACCACGTCCTGCTGTCCGGCCCGCCCGGGCTGGGCAAGACGTCGATGGCGATGATCGTCGCGGCCGAGCTGGGCGCGGCGCTCAGGATCACTTCCGGGCCGGCCCTGGAACGGGCCGGCGACCTCGCCGCGATGCTGTCCAACCTTGCGCCCGGCGACGTCCTGTTCATCGACGAGATCCACCGGATCGCCCGCCCCGCCGAGGAGATGCTCTACCTGGCGATGGAGGACTTCCGGGTCGACGTCGTGGTCGGCAAGGGCCCGGGCGCCACGAGCATCCCGCTGGAGATCGCGCCGTTCACGCTGGTCGGGGCGACCACCCGGTCCGGCTCGCTGACCGGCCCGCTGCGCGACCGGTTCGGCTTCACCGGCCAGATGGAGTTCTACAGCGACACCGAGCTGGAGCTGATCGTCCGGCGGGCCGCGACGATCCTCGACATCCCGATCGACCGCGACGGCTGCGCCGAGATCGCCGGCCGCTCGCGGGGCACACCCCGGATCGCGAACCGGCTGCTGCGGCGCGTGCGCGACTACGCCGAGGTCCGCGCGGACGGCAAGGTGACCGTGGCGATCGCCCGGGCCGCGCTGGCCGTCTACGACGTCGACGAGCTGGGCCTCGACCGGCTCGACCGGGCCGTGCTCACCGCCCTGACCAAGTCGTTCGGCGGCGGGCCGGTCGGTATCTCGACCCTGGCCGTCGCCGTGGGGGAGGAGGCGACCACCGTGGAAGAGGTGTGTGAGCCCTACCTCGTGCGCGCCGGTATGCTCGCCCGCACCCCGCGCGGCCGGGTCGCCACCGCGACCGCGTGGGAACACCTCGGTCTGGTGCCGCCCGCCGACCACCCGGGGCGCCCCGACCAGGGCGGATCGGCGCCGTTCCAGCAGGACTGA
- a CDS encoding enoyl-CoA hydratase/isomerase family protein, giving the protein MTDGFDFTRDGEVARLTFARPEKMNAITYGMWSAIPDVVADVEADPTLKVLVLAGGGKHFSAGADISEFGELRTTADGAATYDKAVEGAVAALTSMRKPSVAMIQGNCIGGGCQVSVACDFRFAAEGSRFGITPAKLGIVYHFDSTRQLVSLVGPAHAKYFLLSGELITAARAREIGLLNDVFPADDLEASTLEFVRTLCSRSQASVRGMNRIIEKIVAGQETSDAEVEEIRSEALHGEDYAEGVAAFLDRRPPNFTFR; this is encoded by the coding sequence ATGACGGACGGATTCGACTTCACGCGCGACGGCGAGGTGGCGCGGCTGACCTTCGCCCGGCCCGAGAAGATGAACGCGATCACCTACGGCATGTGGTCGGCGATCCCGGACGTCGTCGCCGACGTCGAGGCCGATCCCACGCTCAAGGTGCTCGTGCTCGCGGGCGGCGGGAAGCACTTCTCGGCGGGCGCGGACATCAGCGAGTTCGGCGAGCTGCGCACCACCGCCGACGGCGCGGCGACCTACGACAAAGCCGTCGAAGGCGCGGTGGCCGCGCTGACGTCGATGCGGAAGCCGTCGGTCGCGATGATCCAGGGCAACTGCATCGGCGGCGGCTGCCAGGTGTCGGTCGCCTGCGACTTCCGCTTCGCCGCGGAGGGTTCGCGCTTCGGCATCACGCCGGCGAAGCTCGGCATCGTCTACCACTTCGACTCGACCCGCCAGCTGGTGTCGCTGGTCGGCCCGGCGCACGCGAAGTACTTCCTGCTCTCCGGCGAGCTGATCACGGCCGCCCGGGCCCGCGAGATCGGCCTGCTCAACGACGTCTTCCCGGCCGACGACCTCGAAGCGTCGACGCTGGAGTTCGTGCGGACGCTGTGCTCGCGCTCGCAGGCGTCGGTCCGCGGGATGAACCGGATCATCGAGAAGATCGTCGCCGGCCAGGAGACCTCGGACGCGGAGGTCGAGGAGATCCGGTCCGAGGCCCTGCACGGCGAGGACTACGCGGAGGGCGTCGCGGCTTTCCTGGATCGGCGCCCGCCGAATTTCACCTTTCGCTGA
- the secD gene encoding protein translocase subunit SecD, whose product MAASAGHLRPGRYLALFALIVIVLYALVFLTGNHKPTPKLGIDLQGGTRVTLTARTPDGGQPTRESLNQARQIIERRVNGIGVGGTEVLLDGNNVVITVPGEQGDQAKNLGKTAKLGFRKVVANATQPVVPPQTTPPTGVPTGTQAPTSGTPSKPPASSGAPVASSSAPPSSPAAGGGGAPAAAPAQAPSTTPAPPSSTPPPASSQAPAPAPVDGSVDADTAKQIQAAKAVRQNPQMIGADGNPNQELVAQAMAAITCAPNAKDPLEGNDDPKLPLVACGDHDTYKYLLEPEFLPGTEIADSSSGYDQQRGQWVVNLSFKSEGTKIWADFTSKNTNQQAAFVLDTQVVSAPNIQVAILDGNTQITGKFTQSEAKDLSDILKYGSLPLSFASSDATTVSATLGLASLQAGLIAGGIGLLVVFIYCLFYYRLLGVLTILSLALSFSLVFAVLVLLGRWIGYTLDLAGIAGLIIAIGITADSFVIYFERIKDEIREGRTFRSAVPRGWTRAQRTILASDAVSFLAAAILYIIAVGDVQGFAFTLGMSTVLDLVIVYLVTHPLVAIASTSKSKFLSNPKYLGLGAVQQVGSQRKSASVGRANVKEA is encoded by the coding sequence GTGGCAGCATCGGCCGGGCATCTCCGCCCGGGACGCTATCTCGCCCTGTTCGCCTTGATCGTGATCGTGCTGTACGCGCTGGTGTTCCTCACCGGCAACCACAAGCCGACCCCGAAGCTGGGCATCGACCTGCAGGGCGGCACCCGGGTCACGCTCACCGCCCGTACCCCGGACGGTGGCCAGCCGACCCGGGAGTCCCTGAACCAGGCGCGCCAGATCATCGAGCGCCGTGTCAACGGGATCGGCGTCGGTGGCACCGAGGTCCTCCTCGACGGCAACAACGTCGTGATCACGGTCCCCGGCGAGCAGGGTGACCAGGCGAAGAACCTGGGCAAGACGGCCAAGCTGGGCTTCCGGAAGGTCGTCGCCAACGCGACGCAGCCGGTCGTGCCCCCGCAGACCACGCCGCCGACCGGCGTTCCGACCGGGACGCAGGCCCCGACGTCGGGCACCCCGAGCAAGCCCCCGGCGTCCTCCGGCGCGCCGGTCGCCAGCTCGAGCGCTCCGCCGTCCAGCCCGGCCGCCGGTGGTGGCGGTGCTCCCGCCGCCGCGCCCGCGCAGGCGCCGAGCACCACCCCGGCCCCGCCGAGCAGCACGCCGCCGCCCGCGTCGAGCCAGGCCCCGGCCCCGGCCCCGGTGGACGGTTCGGTCGACGCCGACACCGCGAAGCAGATCCAGGCCGCGAAGGCCGTCCGGCAGAACCCGCAGATGATCGGCGCCGACGGCAACCCGAACCAGGAGCTCGTCGCCCAGGCGATGGCGGCGATCACCTGCGCGCCGAACGCCAAGGACCCCCTCGAGGGCAACGACGACCCCAAGCTGCCGCTGGTCGCCTGCGGTGACCACGACACGTACAAGTACCTGCTGGAGCCGGAGTTCCTGCCGGGTACCGAGATCGCCGACTCGAGCTCGGGCTACGACCAGCAGCGCGGCCAGTGGGTGGTGAACCTCAGCTTCAAGAGCGAGGGCACCAAGATCTGGGCGGACTTCACCTCGAAGAACACCAACCAGCAGGCCGCGTTCGTGCTCGACACGCAGGTCGTGTCCGCGCCGAACATCCAGGTCGCGATCCTGGACGGCAACACCCAGATCACCGGCAAGTTCACCCAGTCCGAGGCGAAGGACCTCTCGGACATCCTGAAGTACGGCTCGCTGCCGCTGTCGTTCGCTTCCTCGGACGCGACCACGGTGTCGGCCACGCTGGGCCTGGCCTCGCTGCAGGCCGGCCTGATCGCCGGCGGCATCGGCCTGCTGGTGGTCTTCATCTACTGCCTGTTCTACTACCGGCTGCTCGGCGTGCTCACCATCCTGTCGCTGGCGCTGTCCTTCTCGCTGGTGTTCGCGGTGCTGGTGCTGCTCGGGCGCTGGATCGGCTACACGCTGGACCTGGCGGGCATCGCCGGCCTGATCATCGCCATCGGCATCACGGCGGACTCGTTCGTCATCTACTTCGAACGAATAAAAGACGAGATCCGGGAGGGCCGGACGTTCCGGTCCGCGGTGCCGCGTGGCTGGACCCGCGCCCAGCGCACGATTCTGGCTTCGGACGCGGTGAGCTTCCTGGCCGCGGCGATCCTGTACATCATCGCGGTCGGCGACGTCCAGGGCTTCGCGTTCACCCTCGGCATGTCCACGGTGCTCGACCTGGTGATCGTCTACCTGGTGACGCACCCGCTGGTCGCGATCGCGTCCACGTCGAAGTCGAAGTTCCTGTCCAATCCCAAGTACCTGGGCCTGGGTGCCGTGCAGCAAGTGGGTTCGCAGCGCAAGTCGGCTTCGGTCGGCCGCGCGAACGTGAAGGAGGCCTGA
- a CDS encoding alpha/beta fold hydrolase codes for MATIGLNGTTFGYDEAGEGPAVVLLHAAIGDRRMWEPQFTALAATHRVIRYDRRGFGESADGLGEFAHHEDLLALLDARGIEQATLVGASMGGAVSMDTALAAPERVTRLVLLGSGLSGHTWPDHMQADIAELTRDVDPADVKAMSEANIRYLVAGPERDVAVLPPEMLALVRDMCEQVYHRLSTAPQWTERVPDTRHRLAGIATPAQVVIGLSDALGLVELSRHIADSLPNAELVELADTGHLPALERPDDVNALLRKVL; via the coding sequence ATGGCGACGATCGGGTTGAACGGGACGACGTTCGGGTACGACGAAGCGGGCGAAGGGCCCGCGGTCGTGCTGCTGCACGCCGCGATCGGCGACCGCCGGATGTGGGAACCGCAGTTCACCGCGCTCGCCGCCACGCACCGGGTGATCCGCTACGACCGCCGCGGCTTCGGCGAATCCGCCGACGGCCTCGGCGAGTTCGCCCACCACGAGGACCTGCTGGCCCTGCTCGATGCCCGGGGGATCGAGCAGGCCACGCTGGTCGGGGCGTCGATGGGCGGCGCGGTGTCGATGGACACCGCGCTCGCCGCGCCGGAGCGGGTCACCCGGCTGGTGCTGCTCGGCTCCGGTCTCAGCGGGCACACCTGGCCCGACCACATGCAGGCGGACATCGCGGAGCTGACCCGCGACGTCGACCCGGCGGACGTGAAGGCCATGTCCGAGGCCAACATCCGGTACCTGGTCGCGGGTCCCGAGCGGGACGTCGCCGTGCTGCCGCCCGAAATGCTCGCGCTGGTCCGGGACATGTGCGAACAGGTGTACCACCGCCTGTCGACCGCTCCACAGTGGACGGAGCGGGTCCCGGACACCCGCCACCGGCTGGCCGGGATCGCCACGCCGGCCCAGGTGGTGATCGGCCTGTCGGACGCGCTGGGCCTGGTCGAGCTTTCCCGGCACATCGCCGATTCCCTGCCGAACGCCGAACTCGTGGAACTCGCCGACACCGGCCACCTGCCCGCACTCGAACGCCCCGACGACGTCAACGCGCTCCTGCGGAAGGTCCTCTAG
- the yajC gene encoding preprotein translocase subunit YajC: MQNLLLPLLLVLVLAVPLVMSSRKQKKQQAAQQDLQSSLAPGDRVMTTSGLYGTVADTSGDNTIDIEIAPGVVTTWLRLAVREKVEPVVETDEDSVGEVSSDAPAEESIIESSSGIKDDEPATTAQVAPPLEHGKK, translated from the coding sequence ATGCAAAACCTTTTGCTGCCACTGCTGCTCGTGCTCGTCCTCGCCGTGCCGCTGGTGATGAGCTCGCGCAAGCAGAAGAAGCAGCAGGCGGCGCAGCAGGACCTGCAGAGCAGCCTGGCGCCCGGTGACCGCGTGATGACCACTTCCGGTCTTTACGGCACCGTCGCCGACACCTCGGGCGACAACACGATCGACATCGAGATCGCCCCGGGCGTCGTCACCACCTGGCTGCGCCTCGCGGTCCGCGAGAAGGTCGAGCCGGTCGTCGAGACCGACGAGGACTCGGTCGGCGAGGTGTCGTCGGACGCCCCGGCCGAGGAGTCGATCATCGAGTCGAGCTCCGGCATCAAGGACGACGAGCCGGCCACGACCGCGCAGGTCGCGCCCCCGCTGGAGCACGGCAAGAAGTAA
- a CDS encoding adenine phosphoribosyltransferase translates to MDLEKALGLIAEVPDFPEPGVLFRDLSPMFADAGAFKAVTDALASTLDPQVEALAGVEARGFLLAAAVGYARGLGVVLIRKPGKLPQVAGRVDYALEYGTATVELPAGVVRPGQRVAILDDVLATGGTVAATAKLLEDAGAVVDSVSVVLELAALGGRQVLGDRKIHALQVC, encoded by the coding sequence GTGGACCTGGAGAAGGCTCTCGGCCTGATCGCCGAGGTGCCGGACTTTCCCGAGCCCGGCGTGCTGTTCCGCGACCTGAGCCCGATGTTCGCGGACGCGGGCGCGTTCAAGGCCGTGACCGACGCGCTGGCGAGCACCCTCGACCCCCAGGTCGAGGCGCTCGCCGGCGTGGAGGCCCGCGGCTTCCTCCTGGCGGCGGCCGTCGGGTACGCCCGCGGTCTCGGCGTCGTGCTGATCCGCAAGCCGGGCAAGCTGCCGCAGGTCGCGGGCCGGGTGGACTACGCGCTGGAGTACGGCACGGCCACGGTCGAGCTGCCGGCCGGCGTGGTGCGCCCCGGCCAGCGCGTCGCCATCCTGGACGACGTCCTGGCCACCGGTGGCACGGTCGCGGCGACCGCCAAGCTCCTGGAGGACGCGGGTGCGGTCGTCGACAGCGTCTCGGTGGTCCTGGAGCTGGCGGCCCTGGGCGGCCGCCAGGTCCTGGGGGACCGGAAGATCCACGCGCTGCAGGTCTGCTGA